A stretch of Scheffersomyces stipitis CBS 6054 chromosome 2, complete sequence DNA encodes these proteins:
- a CDS encoding predicted protein, producing MKKRKSNAVNAAQVLESSVSPILEINYSDPLFTLAAHPTEPVLISGLVTGHVFCHRYDAEALEEKQSARREQLLLQEKEAFKKGKVSQISKSVSQSKNPWWTIIKDHTEVPQESGVVASWKTKRHKGSCRHAIFEPLESSVGENIFTVGTDHIIKKASSETGKVVGKVDVSLDFPNSNDSITKLCHSATNSCLLAGTENGHVLVYDSKNLGGSKLKYKVSSAHDDAVNHILAMPAVSAYHYLTLGSTTLSHIDIRKGIITQSDNQDDELLSMCFATDQINDGKNDTVLVGHGEGIVTIWKNSKNRFMDQLTRIKVNKEASIDAIIPTMNCDDDEMAASVWCGDSEGLLHRVNYKKGKVVETRVHSSSRGKYGAADEVGLLEIDYDYRLISAGMESLKIWSNEQNEEIALDESDDSDDESDSDNSEDDLSSGSLSDTASDEEIEENKEEEDEKEDKPVKIDHPLANRSKKGLVGVSKHVTKKKQIDINKLTKKGKEEEEEEQPQKKKPKKDQLSTKQLRNMQKHEHGIRRFDDL from the exons atgaagaaaaggaagtcAAATGCCGTTAATGCCGCACAAGTATTGGAATCCCTGGTGTCGCCCATTTTAGAAATCAATTATTCAGACCCATTATTCACTTTAGCAGCTCATCCTACAGAGCCAGTATTGATCTCAGGTCTAGTAACTGGACATGTTTTCTGTCACAGATATGACGCTGAGGCTTTAGAAGAAAAGCAGTCTGCTAGAAGAGAACAACTTTTGCTccaagaaaaggaagcattcaaaaaaggaaaagttaGTCAGATTTCGAAGTCTGTTTCTCAGCTGAAGAACCCATGGTGGACTATAATTAAAGACCACACGGAGGTACCACAAGAGAGTGGAGTTGTTGCTAGTTGGAAGACTAAGAGACACAAGGGCTCATGTAGGCACGCTATCTTTGAGCCTTTGGAAAGTTCCGTAGGCGAAAATATCTTCACTGTAGGCACTGACCATATAATCAAAAAAGCCAGTAGTGAGACTGGAAAAGTCGTTGGTAAGGTAGATGTTTCGCTCGATTTCCCCAATTCCAACGATAGTATTACTAAACTCTGTCATTCTGCTACGAATAGTTGTCTCTTAGCAGGAACTGAAAATGGTCATGTCCTTGTGTACGattccaagaacttgggtGGTAGTAAGTTGAAGTACAAAGTGTCTTCAGCTCACGATGATGCTGTAAATCATATTCTTGCCATGCctgctgtttctgcttATCACTATTTGACCCTCGGATCGACAACATTGTCACATATCGATATTCGTAAGGGTATTATTACCCAATCGGATAACCAGGACGACGAGTTGCTTTCTATGTGTTTTGCAACTGACCAAATCAACGATGGAAAGAACGATACAGTGTTGGTAGGACATGGTGAAGGTATTGTGACAATCTGGAAGAATTCGAAGAACAGGTTTATGGACCAGTTGACGAGAATCAAAGTGAATAAAGAAGCTTCTATAGATGCTATTATTCCTACCATGAACTGtgacgatgacgaaatGGCCGCTTCTGTTTGGTGTGGAGACAGTGAAGGTTTGTTACATAGAGTCAACTACAAAAAGGGTAAGGTTGTGGAGACAAGAGTGcactcttcttccagagGAAAGTATGGCGCAGCAGACGAAGTCGGACTTTTGGAAATAGACTATGACTACAGACTTATCAGTGCTGGTATGGAATCGTTGAAGATATGGTCAAATGAACAGAATGAAGAGATCGCCCTAGATGAAAGCGATGATAGTGATGATGAAAGTGATAGCGACAATAGTGAAGATGATTTGAGTTCTGGAAGTTTGAGTGATACTGcctctgatgaagaaatcgaagagaataaggaagaagaggatg agaaggaagataAACCTGTTAAAATAGACCATCCACTTGCCAACAGATCCAAGAAAGGATTGGTCGGCGTTAGCAAACATGTtaccaagaagaagcaaatcGATATCAATAAACTCACGAAGAAAGgaaaggaagaggaagaggaagaacaGCCTCAGAAAAAGAAGCCCAAGAAAGACCAATTGAGTACCAAGCAGCTTCGAAACATGCAGAAGCACGAGCATGGCATTCGTCGGTTCGACGACTTGTAA
- a CDS encoding predicted protein (go_process steroid metabolism) gives MSSGPLNASLLRLKLLDALRGGDTGKVDAIINELNVTRSTVQTTDLVQLKETILHYAVQVAPLSVIQFLVANAEKYTIDINAQDPEGNTPLHLAAVSSRIEVVKYLLSLPDINDTIVNLKKKQPVEMCKDLTIAQLMQFERAKFVEKAAGQLRNHFSTRDFDSLEKLLVLHPRASELLDINGADPETGNTVLHEFIKKDDIEMCDWILKHGGDPFKRDKRGKLPADLIQNKNDQLKKIIKIASKEQNIMDPVINTTNAIRTGSAPTYKGYLRKWTNFASGYKLRYFVLDAHGILSYYTNQDDTNNACRGSLNLGYATLHLDSSEKLKFEIIGKNGIRWHLKANHPIETNRWVWTLQNSITIAKDNIKRRTKISISDAEIHHEHGVEAASIKKEEAEPRKRHLRIPGRKSKHKRNLSQASTGSTSSFNDSIDDASSQPPSRSSTSTFKKSPNLGKIKENKSLSGIAKEEARFSFEDQGSFVESEIENFDYDSNDIDAADFDSDNEVSSSRDLEVRAAGVVSGPLAEQVCTIRRSLQIEISSLLELFSSATASPTVSDETTIREVADVGLKTLKTIQDLFNKYNVIIQTRDGKISRQLERQLEINRLWETSIRQLENEIRQREKKLAEYEGQKKQLKKYLATGAVKSGNTTPVLTKELGEALPKTSQPVQELLQEFLHEESEDEFFDADEFDEEAEEAPVAHTEAKETEAEEEVSPVVGVSDSTQVVKEIQSEEVTLAEAPSLEKEEVSKYNEPQTLVLQKIQQEGSFLGYENPPRQKLSMDKDNRPKVGLWGVLKSLVGKDMTRMTLPVSFNEPTSLLQRLAEDIEYCPLLDTAATLEDSALRIIYVASFAASEYASTIGRIAKPFNPLLGETFEYSRPDQNYRLFVEQVSHHPPISACCAQSPKWDYYGENAVDSKFRGRSFDFKHLGKMFCVIRPDNGVVDKNNNVVSEELYSWKKVNTSVVGIMLGNPTVDNFGKMEVTNHTTGDVIIVDLKQRGWRDSSAYQLSGQSVDRYGRPQWAMGGHWNSRIFAKKIQESVRQDNNRRNSLIDAEAPTKLSNDPYSGNKFLVWQAAPRPNVPFNLTQFAITLNGLDGNLKNWLAPTDTRLRPDQRAMEDGRYDEAADEKHRVEVKQRVARKEREEANEEYEPNWFVKKEHPVTGDAFWEFQGQYWKLRMDHKLEGCGDIF, from the exons ATGTCGTCTGGACCTTTGAATGCCTCGCTTCTCAGGTTGAAGCTTCTCGATGCTCTCAGGGGAGGTGACACCGGAAAAGTCGATGCCATTATCAACGAATTGAATGTCACCAGATCGACCGTTCAAACCACGGACTTGGTCCAGTTGAAAGAGACCATTCTCCACTACGCCGTCCAAGTGGCACCGCTCTCTGTGATCCAGTTTTTGGTTGCCAATGCCGAGAAGTACACCATCGATATCAACGCTCAAGATCCGGAGGGTAACACCCCGCTCCATTTGGCGGCTGTCAGCTCCCGCATCGAAGTGGTGAAGTACTTGTTGCTGTTGCCCGATATCAACGATACGATTgtcaacttgaaaaagaagcaaCCCGTAGAAATGTGCAAGGACTTGACGATTGCTCAGCTCATGCAATTTGAACGAGCAAAGTTTGTCGAAAAAGCAGCGGGCCAATTGCGCAACCATTTCAGCACCCGTGATTTTGACAGCTTGGAGAAACTCTTAGTACTTCATCCCAGAGCATCCGAGCTCTTGGACATTAACGGAGCCGACCCAGAAACTGGCAACACGGTGCTACACGagttcatcaagaaggacGATATCGAGATGTGTGACTGGATCTTGAAGCACGGCGGCGATCCTTTTAAGAGAGACAAACGTGGCAAGCTTCCTGCCGACTTGATCCAGAACAAAAACGaccagttgaagaagatcattAAGATCGCGTCAAAGGAGCAGAACATCATGGATCCTGTGATCAACACTACCAACGCCATCAGAACAGGAAGTGCTCCTACTTACAAGGGTTATTTGCGTAAATGGACCAACTTCGCTTCAGGCTATAAACTCCGTTACTTTGTTCTAGATGCACATGGAATCCTCTCGTATTATACTAATCAAGACGACACTAACAACGCCTGCAGAGGCTCGTTGAATTTGGGCTATGCAACGTTACACTTGGATTCATctgagaagttgaagtttgaaatAATTGGCAAGAATGGAATCAGATGGCATTTGAAGGCTAATCACCCCATCGAGACTAATAGATGGGTCTGGACTCTCCAGAATTCTATCACTATTGCGAaagacaacatcaagagaagaacgAAGATATCTATTAGTGACGCGGAAATCCATCATGAACATGGAGTCGAAGCCGCTTctatcaagaaggaagaagctGAACCTCGTAAACGTCATTTGCGTATTCCGGGCAGAAAGTCGAAACACAAAAGAAACCTCAGTCAGGCTTCTACTGGATCTACCAGCTCTTTCAATGACAGCATTGATGATGCGAGCTCGCAACCCCCCTCTAGGTCAAGCACTAGTacattcaagaaatcgCCCAACTTGGGCAAAATCAAGGAGAATAAGCTGTTAAGTGgaattgccaaagaagaagccagaTTTAGCTTCGAAGACCAGGGCAGTTTTGTAGAGtcagaaattgagaatttcGACTACGACTCGAATGATATAGATGCTGCTGATTTCGACAGCGACAACGAAGTATCATCTTCGCGTGATCTTGAAGTCAGAGCTGCTGGTGTAGTGTCTGGACCCCTTGCAGAACAGGTTTGTACCATTAGAAGATCACTACAGATCGAGATCTCGTCTCTTTTGGAGTTGTTCTCTCTGGCTACAGCTTCTCCTACTGTAAGTGACGAAACAACTATCCGAGAAGTAGCTGATGTTGGATTGAAGACGTTGAAGACCATCCAAgatctcttcaacaagtacaacgTAATCATTCAGACTAGAGATGGAAAAATCTCTAGGCAGTTAGAAAGGCAGTTGGAGATAAACAGGTTGTGGGAGACATCTATTCGTCAGTTGGAGAATGAAATTCGTCAACGTGAGAAGAAATTAGCGGAGTACGAAGGtcagaagaaacagctCAAGAAGTATTTAGCCACTGGTGCTGTCAAGTCCGGAAACACTACTCCTGTTTTGACGAAAGAATTAGG GGAAGCACTTCCAAAGACAAGCCAACCGGTACAAGAGTTGCTTCAAGAGTTTTTGCACGAGGAATCAGAAGACGAGTTCTTTGATGCCGATGAgtttgatgaagaagctgaagagGCACCAGTAGCTCACACTGAAGCCAAAGAAACggaagcagaagaagaggttaGTCCCGTTGTTGGGGTCTCTGACTCTACCCAAGTAGTCAAGGAAATCCAATCGGAAGAAGTGACTCTTGCTGAAGCCCCTTCTCTAGAAAAGGAGGAGGTGAGCAAATACAACGAACCCCAGACTTTAGTTTTACAGAAGATTCAACAGGAAGGATCATTCCTTGGTTATGAAAATCCACCCAGGCAGAAGTTGTCTATGGACAAAGACAATAGACCGAAGGTCGGGTTGTGGGGAGTGTTGAAATCGTTGGTCGGTAAGGATATGACCAGAATGACGTTACCTGTTTCCTTCAATGAGCCTACTTCCTTGTTACAGAGATTAGCTGAAGACATAGAATACTGTCCTTTACTCGATACTGCTGCTACCCTTGAAGATTCCGCATTGCGTATTATCTATGTTGCTTCTTTTGCAGCTTCTGAATATGCTTCTACTATTGGCAGAATTGCTAAACCGTTCAATCCATTGCTAGGAGAAACTTTCGAGTACAGTCGTCCAGACCAAAATTACAGAttatttgttgaacaagtgAGCCATCACCCCCCTATCAGTGCTTGTTGTGCTCAATCACCTAAGTGGGATTACTATGGAGAGAATGCTGTAGACTCCAAGTTTAGAGGTAGATCCTTTGACTTTAAGCATTTGGGTAAGATGTTCTGTGTTATCAGACCAGATAATGGTGTAGTTGACAAGAACAATAATGTTGTCTCAGAAGAATTGTAcagttggaagaaagtcAATACTTCTGTTGTGGGTATCATGCTTGGTAATCCTACAGTGGATAACTTCGGTAAGATGGAAGTCACTAATCATACAACTGGTGATGTTATAATTGTAGACTTGAAACAAAGAGGTTGGAGAGATTCTTCTGCGTACCAGCTTTCTGGTCAATCTGTTGACAGATATGGCAGACCTCAATGGGCCATGGGTGGACACTGGAACTCTAGGATATTTGCCAAGAAGATCCAAGAATCTGTTCGTCAAGATAATAACAGGCGTAATTCATTGATAGATGCAGAAGCACCTACTAAATTGTCCAACGATCCATATAGTGGtaacaagttcttggtgtGGCAAGCTGCTCCTAGACCTAACGTTCCATTCAACTTGACACAGTTCGCAATCACTCTTAACGGATTAGATGgcaacttgaaaaattggttGGCTCCAACAGACACCAGATTGAGACCTGATCAAAGAGCTATGGAAGATGGTAGATACGACGAAGCTGCTGACGAAAAGCATAGAGTCGAAGTGAAACAAAGAGTAGCTAGAaaggaaagagaagaagccaaCGAAGAGTACGAGCCTAATTGGTTCGTCAAAAAGGAACACCCAGTGACGGGCGATGCCTTCTGGGAATTCCAAGGTCAATACTGGAAGTTGAGAATGGACCATAAATTAGAGGGCTGCGGAGACATCTTCTAG
- a CDS encoding predicted protein, with the protein MVEEKKRTKSNVPEKQPAKKAKLDLQNLKPSQTLYIKNLNDKINPKIIKHNLYLLFSTYGDIIDIKNNKRGQAHIIFTNVAGASLALKCLQDEEFFDKKLVINYAIKESKIVERARKEEEEIEG; encoded by the coding sequence ATGGTCGAGGAGAAAAAGAGAACAAAACTGAATGTTCCAGAAAAACAGCCGGCGAAAAAGGCAAAGTTGGACCTCCAGAACCTAAAGCCATCTCAGACCCTctacatcaagaacttgaatgATAAGATCAACCCAAAGATCATAAAGCACAACCTCTATTTGCTCTTCTCGACTTACGGGGACATAATTGACATaaagaacaacaagagaGGTCAAGCTCATATCATATTCACCAATGTCGCAGGAGCAAGTTTGGCGCTTAAATGTCTCCAGGATGAAGAGTTCTttgacaagaagttggttaTAAATTATGCAATCAAAGAGTCTAAGATAGTAGAAAGGGCTAGAAAAGAGGAGGAAGAGATAGAAGGATAG
- the HEM14 gene encoding mitochondrial protoporphyrinogen oxidase (mitochondrial protoporphyrinogen oxidase converts protoporphyrinogen IX to protoporphyrin IX (in synthesis of heme)): MSLASIPSNGKVAVIGAGVSGLSLAYFLSKLRPDVNIEIFEKESRVGGWIKSENLQIGSGSQTQKLIFEKGPRTLRGVSPGTLLIVDILKQLNKAAEIEVITKTSPANKKYILSESRGILQVPDSIGSFFKFLFNSGLFNSQLVFGILKEPFRKKGPAGDESIDSFFLRRFGTGVLTNNVVSAVMHGIVAGDTAHLSINTMFPKLKQLEQEHGSIIRGMVARAWASRKKAQEVLADENVPKALQLYEKYISPEAHLDKMSISLKKYPMIRLNDGLEGFPASVYEYLAQQKKVNFNFNSDIVALDPEKGSITFKNSSTAVFDHINTSTSANVLTKILPKTSAYDEVKRSLASIPYVSVFLVNIYTPSGKLIPKNNHGFGFLVPKLSGNIDSNPDLLLGVIFDSDVEKNSVQMSTFATSPHINEGYSKITLMMGGHYYNDFSIPSNSRNLKIVKGLLSKYLDIDIDNYNFILRDEATLDDKKIGLLTENDILISYNLHEKCIPQYTVGYNEAKETTLGVLEKLNSKLSFGGTLFGAGIGVPDAVSNGLEIALKLK; encoded by the coding sequence ATGTCATTGGCAAGTATTCCATCTAATGGTAAAGTCGCAGTAATAGGAGCCGGAGTTTCGGGACTTTCTCTAGCctactttcttctgaaacttcGTCCAGATgtgaatattgaaatctttgagaaagaaagtcGGGTGGGTGGTTGGATAAAGTCAGAAAACTTACAAATTGGATCTGGCAGTCAGACGCAAAAGCTCATATTCGAAAAGGGGCCAAGAACTCTTAGAGGAGTAAGTCCGGGCACTCTTCTTATAGTGGATATATTGAAGCAGCTTAACAAGGCTGCTGAAATAGAGGTGATAACCAAGACTTCTCCTGCCAACAAAAAGTATATCTTGAGTGAATCGCGTGGAATCTTGCAAGTTCCAGATAGCATTGGGAGttttttcaagtttctctttAATAGTGGactcttcaattctcaGCTAGTCTTTGGGATATTAAAAGAGCCTTTCCGGAAAAAGGGACCGGCTGGTGATGAATCTATCGacagtttcttcttgaggAGATTTGGCACTGGTGTGTTGACTAATAATGTGGTAAGTGCTGTAATGCACGGAATTGTAGCTGGAGACACTGCTCATTTAAGCATTAACACTATGTTTCCAAAATTGAAGCAATTGGAACAAGAGCATGGCTCTATAATTAGAGGCATGGTTGCAAGAGCCTGGGCTAGTAGAAAAAAAGCCCAAGAAGTTTTAGCCGATGAGAACGTGCCTAAGGCTCTTCAATTGTATGAGAAGTATATTTCACCTGAGGCTCATTTAGACAAAATGTCCATTAGTCTTAAAAAGTACCCCATGATCAGATTGAATGATGGTTTGGAAGGCTTCCCTGCTTCTGTATATGAATACTTGGCtcaacagaagaaggtcaATTTTAATTTCAACAGTGACATAGTAGCCTTGGATCCGGAAAAGGGTTCGATAACTTTCAAAAATAGTTCAACGGCTGTATTTGACCACATCAACACCTCTACCAGTGCCAATGTCTTGACAAAGATTCTCCCCAAAACTAGTGCCTATGATGAAGTGAAGCGCTCGCTCGCTTCTATCCCATATGTTAGTGTTTTCTTAGTCAATATCTACACTCCATCAGGCAAATTGATCCCTAAAAACAACCACGGTTTTGGCTTCTTGGTTCCCAAACTTTCTGGAAATATTGACAGCAACCCGGATTTACTTTTGGGAGTAATTTTTGACTCAGATGTGGAAAAGAATTCTGTGCAAATGCTGACTTTCGCTACTTCTCCTCATATTAATGAAGGATATAGTAAGATTACTTTGATGATGGGAGGTCACTACTATAACGACTTCCTGATCCCTTCCAATAGCAGGAATCTAAAGATTGTGAAAGGCTTGCTTTCGAAGTATTTGGATATAGACATCGATAATTacaatttcatcttgaGGGACGAAGCCACACTAGACGATAAGAAAATCGGTCTATTGACTGAAAATGATATCCTCATATCCTACAATCTTCACGAAAAATGCATTCCCCAGTATACTGTGGGTTACAATGAAGCCAAAGAGACTACATTGGGTGTTTTGGAAAAACTCAATTCAAAGCTATCGTTTGGCGGAACACTTTTTGGTGCTGGTATTGGAGTTCCAGACGCTGTTAGCAACGGATTGGAAATTGCATTAAAACTAAAATAA
- a CDS encoding calcofluor resistance, producing MATNFHLYHPSLRRDREESATGGDLKTTPTNTSSSNNSNSNSTSLFGSSPKHTSHSHAHHRGFSFDKIKSKVSRRSSEPEVIPGSPDRRNSAFPMIVISESNETSRNQSQNENQNQMNVSAANTRRLRAHLVPNGNSTSRKQTKELVKLETAHIISKKLESILSDLGLQSPIPLKATNNTSSGSIAKSVKVYIANTNDCIFLAPASSASFTYEDVENGGAIPHDDEDDDEGMDSLVVDSGRSNSNFTSIRRGSVISDDESAVTSDEEAVSPDLATPRRLKKKMRFFNSPNYLCTKIDSDMPIPHTFAVVIELEKDSTSVRDVKFDFSSVTNILWPSGDPYSRTHSKERFKIGSMEWSTSLGDSDFYINTNNSNDVRIKNITPDDLARRTREYKLVNIRNLADGTDNANTSRKNSISLDFNDSPLNTHGNSNGNSNSSEVYKAGLYVFLLPIILPQHIPPTIISINGTLLHTLSINFNKTSDMLNRKVKVCSTYNLPMVRTPPSFANSIADKPIYVNRVWNDSLHYIITFPKKYVSLGSEHVVNVKLVPLVKDVIIKRIKFNVLERITYVSKNLSKEYDFDSDDPYCVKAHSSDNRTRERVVSLCELKTKSKQNSMIGVPGDPYKEEVVKCPDNNLLFSCYEPDEYENFRLEDSNTNKRKGKDKEETPTMIASPLDINIALPFLTTRMDKTMMTSTEEDPAHLHRSSVSRKASITTESLNSTSGGGSPSFQPTSPIIGALETNLSHRHSMDSYDPVSSDYIKPNSSMYLSDDNSAKSTPPENIQKGFTLVSKALYPDSNFRHIQISHRLQVCFRISKPDPKDGFKMHHYEVVVDTPLILLSSKCNEGSIQLPKYDDLEGVFSTVDTEISFRTPDFERNGISIKRLDENSSVEPLPSFEEATSSPSSPITRSISIGEDPLSRIPSNNLIPSSNPYPDEPAPAYERSSTTSNHGSRNNSFVASSNIDEVVNSDSNNSSSSSLRRSTLRNSLSHSFAPS from the exons ATGGCTACGAACTTCCATCTCTACCACCCCTCGCTCAGACGCGATCGAGAAGAGTCGGCAACCGGTGGAGACCTTAAGACTACTCCGACGAATACCTCttccagcaacaacagcaacagcaacagcacAAGTCTATTTGGAAGCAGCCCAAAGCACACTCTGCATTCTCATGCACATCATAGAGGATTCTCGTtcgacaagatcaagagcAAGGTGAGTCGTCGCTCGCTGGAGCCAGAAGTGATACCAGGTTCTCcagacagaagaaactcTGCTTTTCCCATGATTGTGATCTCAGAATCAAATGAGACAAGTCGTAACCAAAGTCAGAACGAAAACCAAAACCAAATGAATGTCTCTGCAGCAAATACAAGACGTCTCAGAGCTCA TCTTGTTCCCAACGGAAACTCAACTTCTCGGAAACAAACGAAGGAACTCGTGAAGTTAGAAACGGCTCACATAATcctgaagaaattggaatCGATTTTGCTGGATCTCGGACTTCAGTCTCCTATACCGTTGAAAGCTACCAACAACACCTCCAGTGGCTCCATAGCTAAGTCGGTCAAGGTATACATCGCCAACACAAACGATTGCATCTTCTTAGCACCAGCATCTTCCGCCAGTTTCACCTATGAAGACGTCGAGAACGGGGGTGCAATTCCAcatgatgatgaagacgacgacgaaggAATGGATAGTCTCGTTGTAGACTCTGGCAGAAGCAATAGCAACTTCACTTCCATACGACGTGGATCCGTAATCTCAGATGATGAGTCTGCTGTAACGTCAGACGAGGAAGCGGTTCTGCCAGACTTGGCTACACCCAGAAGACTTAAGAAAAAAATGAGGTTCTTCAACTCGCCCAACTATCTCTGCACCAAGATCGATTCAGACATGCCGATCCCACACACTTTTGCTGTCGTAATCGAACTCGAAAAGGATTCCACTTCTGTGAGAGACGTAAAGTTCGATTTTCTGTCAGTCACGAATATCTTGTGGCCATCTGGAGATCCTTATAGCCGAACCCATTCAAAGGAGCGGTTCAAGATTGGCAGTATGGAGTGGTCTACAAGTCTCGGAGATTCCGATTTCTACATTaacaccaacaactcgAACGATGTACGCATCAAAAATATCACTCCTGATGATCTCGCCAGAAGGACAAGAGAATATAAACTCGTGAATATCCGCAATCTTGCTGATGGAACAGACAACGCCAACACCAGTCGTAAAAACTCTATCTCACTAGACTTTAACGATCTGCCCTTAAATACTCATGGCAATAGCAATG GGAACAGTAATAGTAGTGAAGTGTACAAGGCTGGTCTTTATGTGTTTCTCTTGCCGATTATCTTACCTCAGCATATCCCTCCTACGATCATCTCAATCAACGGCACGCTTTTGCACACATTGAgtatcaacttcaacaagacaaGTGACATGCTCAACAGAAAGGTCAAAGTCTGCTCCACGTACAATTTGCCTATGGTGAGGACGCCTCCCTCATTTGCTAATTCGATTGCTGATAAGCCCATCTACGTTAACCGTGTATGGAACGATTCGTTGCATTACATCATAACTTTTCCCAAAAAGTATGTGTCGTTGGGACTGGAACATGTAGTCAATGTAAAACTTGTTCCGCTAGTCAAAGACGTTATTATCAAGCGCATCAAATTCAATGTTCTAGAGAGAATAACATATGTCTCTAAGAACTTGTCTAAGGAGTACGACTTTGACAGTGATGATCCTTATTGTGTGAAAGCACATTCATCGGACAATAGAACTAGAGAAAGAGTCGTTTCTCTTTGTGAGTTAAAGACAAAATCGAAACAGAACAGTATGATAGGGGTTCCTGGAGATCCTTATAAGGAGGAAGTTGTCAAGTGTCCCGACAATAACTTGTTGTTTTCATGCTATGAACCTGATGAGTATGAAAACTTTAGACTAGAGGACTCGAATACAAACAAGCGTAAGGGAAAAGACAAGGAAGAGACACCTACGATGATTGCTTCACCTCTCGATATCAACATAGCTTTGCCTTTTTTAACCACCAGAATGGACAAGACCATGATGACTAgtacagaagaagatccagCGCATCTTCATAGAAGTTCTGTTTCCAGAAAGGCTTCTATCACTACTGAAAGTTTGAACAGTACTTCTGGCGGAGGCTCGCCTTCTTTCCAGCCTACTTCTCCCATAATAGGGGCTTTGGAAACAAACCTTTCCCATAGACATAGCATGGATTCGTACGATCCCGTTTCGTCTGACTACATAAAACCAAACTCTTCAATGTACTTGTCAGATGACAACAGCGCGAAACTGACGCCTCCTGAAAACATTCAGAAAGGGTTTACGTTGGTTTCAAAGGCTTTGTATCCTGATTCTAACTTCAGACACATCCAGATCAGCCACAGATTGCAGGTATGTTTCCGGATTTCGAAGCCAGATCCGAAGGACGGCTTCAAGATGCACCATTACGAGGTTGTGGTCGATACGCCTTTGATTCTCTTGAGTTCCAAGTGTAATGAGGGATCAATCCAGTTGCCCAAGTATGACGACCTAGAAGGTGTTTTTTCTACTGTAGATACCGAAATCTCGTTCAGAACACCCgactttgaaagaaacGGAATTTCCATCAAAAGGCTCGATGAAAATAGCTCTGTTGAACCATTGCcttcttttgaagaagccacttcttcaccttcgTCGCCGATTACCAGATCAATATCCATAGGTGAAGATCCATTGAGCAGAATTCCATCAAATAACTTAATCCCTCTGTCAAATCCGTACCCAGACGAGCCGGCTCCAGCGTATGAACGTTCTCTGACAACTTCTAACCATGGAAGCCGTAACAACAGCTTTGTAGCTTCGTCAAATATTGACGAAGTTGTCAACAGCGATTCCAACAatagttcttcttctagcTTGAGAAGGTCAACGTTGAGAAATTCGTTGCTGCATTCCTTTGCTCCGTCT